The proteins below come from a single Thalassotalea ponticola genomic window:
- the murE gene encoding UDP-N-acetylmuramoyl-L-alanyl-D-glutamate--2,6-diaminopimelate ligase, with translation MTQLPARSINQILSAYDIDLASAGFDDSHCGHMVNDSRQVNAGDIFVAVVGTQTDAKQFIDTAVAKGASLVVYQCQSKQQHGSVELYAHEHKTVPLVAFYQLAEILHQLAADYYGQPATKMTLVGVTGTNGKTSCCQLLAQLLDSHAHKTAIIGTLGAGTLDNLVDINNTTPGPTLLQRLLATFAQQHIDTVAMEVSSHALDQKRLNSEMIDIAVFTNLSRDHLDYHGDMQQYAEAKKSLFVANHQQKWVINADDTIAQQWLSESAYIDKTWLFSLQRNGAELAPFNYVIATDIVCHNRGVRFQLQTSLGDCVIESPLLGEFNVANLLAVIAVALIQGTSVAQLPTLITKLRAVAGRMEVFSSPNQPSAVVDYAHTPDGLEQALRSAKQHCQGQLWVVFGCGGDRDKGKRPLMAQVAERYADRIVLTNDNPRTEPAEQIIADIVAGLSSAEVAEVIVDRQQAVLSTLAKAKANDMVLLAGKGHEDYLIIGHQRLDYDERALVGQFYQQREGK, from the coding sequence ATGACCCAATTACCAGCACGTTCTATTAATCAGATCCTGAGCGCCTACGATATTGACCTAGCTAGCGCGGGCTTTGACGACAGTCATTGTGGTCATATGGTCAACGATTCAAGACAAGTAAATGCGGGCGATATTTTTGTCGCGGTCGTTGGCACGCAAACCGATGCCAAACAATTTATCGATACTGCCGTGGCCAAAGGTGCTTCGTTGGTAGTCTATCAATGTCAGAGCAAACAGCAACACGGCAGTGTTGAACTCTACGCGCATGAGCACAAAACAGTGCCATTAGTGGCGTTTTATCAGCTCGCCGAGATATTGCATCAATTAGCGGCTGACTACTACGGTCAACCAGCAACTAAGATGACGCTGGTTGGGGTAACGGGCACCAACGGAAAAACCAGTTGCTGCCAATTACTCGCGCAATTACTCGATAGTCATGCGCATAAGACAGCCATTATTGGCACCTTGGGGGCTGGTACGTTAGACAATTTAGTCGATATAAACAACACCACGCCGGGACCGACATTATTGCAACGGTTGCTTGCCACATTTGCACAGCAGCACATCGATACGGTGGCAATGGAAGTATCGTCTCACGCGTTAGATCAAAAGCGTCTCAATAGTGAGATGATTGATATTGCCGTGTTTACGAATTTAAGCCGTGATCACCTTGATTATCACGGTGATATGCAGCAGTATGCCGAGGCGAAAAAATCGTTATTTGTCGCCAACCATCAGCAAAAGTGGGTGATCAATGCCGATGATACCATTGCTCAGCAATGGTTAAGTGAGTCGGCATACATCGACAAAACATGGCTGTTTTCGCTACAGCGCAACGGAGCAGAATTGGCGCCGTTTAACTATGTTATCGCTACCGATATTGTCTGTCACAATAGAGGGGTTCGCTTTCAGCTACAGACATCGTTGGGCGACTGCGTTATTGAAAGTCCGTTATTAGGTGAATTTAATGTCGCCAACTTGCTGGCAGTGATAGCTGTTGCCTTGATTCAAGGCACGAGCGTTGCACAGTTACCGACATTGATCACTAAGTTGCGCGCGGTTGCTGGCCGAATGGAAGTGTTTTCATCGCCCAATCAACCATCAGCTGTGGTCGATTACGCGCACACCCCTGATGGCTTAGAACAGGCGTTGCGCTCGGCCAAGCAACATTGCCAAGGTCAGTTATGGGTCGTGTTTGGCTGCGGAGGAGATCGCGACAAAGGTAAGCGCCCACTGATGGCGCAAGTGGCAGAACGCTATGCCGATCGCATTGTATTAACCAATGACAACCCAAGAACTGAACCAGCGGAGCAAATCATAGCCGATATAGTTGCCGGCTTGTCTTCAGCTGAGGTTGCAGAAGTGATTGTCGATCGCCAGCAAGCGGTGTTGTCAACATTAGCCAAAGCCAAGGCCAATGATATGGTATTGTTGGCAGGAAAAGGTCACGAAGATTATTTAATTATTGGTCATCAGCGCCTCGACTACGATGAACGAGCGCTGGTCGGGCAATTTTATCAACAGAGGGAAGGTAAATGA
- the murF gene encoding UDP-N-acetylmuramoyl-tripeptide--D-alanyl-D-alanine ligase — protein MIPLGLDDIAEVVGGKVLRCEQPHTVLVTSVSSDSRQLSQGDMFIALKGPNFDGHRFVAKAAEMGCSVALVESEQEVDIPQLLVTDCYKAMGLLAAFVKQQVKPKTVAITGSSGKTTVKEMVAAILSQLGSVLATKGNFNNEIGVPLTLLRLEPQHQYAVIELGANHIGEIAYTTALTKPDVAVINNIAAAHLEGFGDLCGVARAKGEIYEGLSESGVAIYNQDTPYTEKWQWRLTDKKVRTFSCVKQADCYCSNIRINDLGFSSFTLHTAEGEIDITVPVPGRHNVCNAVAAAAVALEFGASLEQIKSGLAGMAPVKGRLNIVNLATSMTLIDDSYNANVESTKAAVELLSGYKGRRILILGDMAELGEDARRYHQDIGEHALALGVDNVLTLGVLSQSASSVYDGNGAHFSQRDKLLAHLIELCAGEQQNITILVKGSRSARMEQVVQDIKSWRNSEKESTC, from the coding sequence ATGATCCCATTAGGGTTAGATGACATTGCCGAGGTTGTCGGCGGTAAAGTATTACGTTGTGAACAACCACACACAGTATTGGTGACGAGCGTGAGCTCTGACTCGCGTCAACTCAGTCAAGGCGATATGTTTATTGCCCTAAAAGGTCCTAATTTTGATGGCCATCGCTTCGTCGCCAAAGCGGCAGAAATGGGCTGTTCAGTAGCCCTTGTTGAATCTGAACAAGAAGTCGATATACCGCAATTACTGGTAACCGACTGCTACAAGGCAATGGGTTTACTCGCCGCTTTCGTCAAACAACAAGTGAAGCCTAAAACCGTTGCCATTACCGGCAGTAGTGGTAAAACCACGGTAAAAGAAATGGTTGCCGCGATTTTATCGCAATTGGGTTCGGTACTGGCCACCAAAGGAAATTTCAACAATGAAATCGGCGTGCCATTAACCCTTTTGCGCCTAGAACCTCAACACCAATACGCGGTAATTGAATTAGGCGCGAATCACATTGGTGAGATAGCTTATACCACTGCCTTAACCAAACCTGATGTCGCAGTCATCAACAATATCGCCGCCGCCCACTTAGAAGGTTTTGGCGACTTATGTGGCGTGGCTCGAGCTAAAGGTGAGATTTATGAAGGTCTCAGTGAGAGCGGGGTGGCTATTTACAATCAGGACACGCCGTATACAGAGAAGTGGCAATGGCGATTGACCGATAAAAAAGTGCGTACGTTTAGCTGTGTCAAACAAGCCGATTGCTATTGTTCGAATATTCGTATTAACGATTTAGGTTTTTCATCATTTACCTTACATACCGCAGAAGGCGAGATAGATATTACAGTGCCGGTACCGGGGCGTCACAATGTCTGTAACGCAGTGGCTGCGGCTGCGGTCGCCCTTGAGTTTGGTGCCAGTTTAGAGCAAATAAAATCGGGGTTAGCGGGTATGGCACCGGTCAAAGGCCGGTTAAATATTGTTAATCTGGCGACGAGTATGACGTTAATCGACGATAGCTATAACGCCAATGTTGAATCGACCAAAGCAGCGGTTGAACTCTTGAGTGGTTATAAAGGGCGTCGAATCTTAATTCTCGGTGATATGGCTGAGCTCGGTGAAGATGCTCGTCGCTATCACCAAGACATTGGCGAGCACGCGCTCGCGCTCGGCGTTGATAATGTGCTGACTCTCGGAGTATTAAGTCAAAGTGCATCCAGCGTTTACGACGGCAATGGCGCGCATTTTTCGCAGCGCGATAAATTGCTAGCACATTTAATCGAGCTATGTGCAGGAGAGCAGCAAAACATCACCATACTGGTAAAAGGCTCGCGCAGCGCGCGCATGGAGCAAGTGGTACAAGATATCAAGAGTTGGCGCAATAGTGAAAAGGAAAGCACATGTTAG
- the mraY gene encoding phospho-N-acetylmuramoyl-pentapeptide-transferase, producing MLVWLGQFLTEWYSGFNVFSYLTFRAIVATLTALVASLYFGPKLIRYLQTMQIGQTVRDDGPQSHLSKSGTPTMGGILILGTILLSVLLWADLSNRYVQVVLFVTVSFGLIGFIDDYRKVIRKDPNGLIARWKYFWQTVAGLATAFYLYAIAQPDGTTLLIPFVKDVMPQLGLMYIALVYFVIVGTSNAVNLTDGLDGLAIVPTILVAAAFAVFAYVTGNANFSEYLHLPHIREASELVIVCTAIVGAGLGFLWFNTYPAQVFMGDVGSLALGAILGVIAVLVKQELVLFIMGGIFVLETVSVILQVGSYKLRAKRIFRMAPIHHHYELKGWPEPRVIVRFWIISVVLVLIGLSTLKLR from the coding sequence ATGTTAGTTTGGTTAGGTCAATTTTTAACGGAATGGTATAGCGGTTTCAACGTATTTTCATACCTGACATTTAGAGCCATCGTGGCAACGTTAACCGCATTGGTGGCCAGTTTGTATTTTGGCCCAAAATTGATTCGCTACCTGCAAACGATGCAAATCGGCCAAACCGTGCGCGATGACGGACCACAGAGCCATTTATCTAAATCAGGCACGCCAACGATGGGGGGGATTTTGATCCTCGGCACCATTTTACTCAGCGTGTTACTGTGGGCAGATTTGAGTAATCGTTACGTTCAGGTCGTACTGTTTGTTACCGTGAGCTTTGGCTTGATTGGTTTTATTGATGATTATCGCAAGGTGATTCGCAAAGACCCCAACGGACTTATTGCCCGCTGGAAGTATTTTTGGCAAACGGTCGCCGGCTTAGCAACCGCGTTTTACCTGTACGCCATTGCCCAACCCGATGGCACTACGTTGTTAATTCCATTTGTTAAAGACGTTATGCCGCAGTTGGGGCTGATGTATATCGCTTTGGTGTATTTCGTTATCGTCGGCACCTCAAACGCGGTTAACCTTACCGATGGCTTGGACGGCTTGGCGATTGTACCAACCATTCTCGTTGCGGCAGCATTTGCCGTATTCGCCTATGTCACCGGTAACGCAAACTTTTCAGAGTACTTGCACTTACCCCATATCCGTGAGGCCAGTGAATTGGTCATTGTATGTACGGCAATTGTTGGTGCGGGGCTTGGCTTTTTGTGGTTTAACACCTATCCCGCGCAAGTGTTTATGGGCGATGTTGGTTCATTGGCGCTAGGCGCAATTTTAGGCGTGATCGCGGTATTGGTAAAACAAGAGCTGGTATTGTTTATCATGGGCGGGATTTTCGTCTTGGAAACGGTATCGGTGATTTTGCAAGTTGGTTCTTATAAATTGCGGGCAAAACGCATTTTCCGCATGGCGCCAATTCATCACCATTACGAATTAAAGGGATGGCCTGAGCCGCGAGTTATTGTCCGCTTTTGGATTATCTCAGTGGTGTTGGTTTTAATTGGCTTGTCGACGCTGAAGTTGCGTTAA
- the murD gene encoding UDP-N-acetylmuramoyl-L-alanine--D-glutamate ligase, with translation MTTYFKGKKVLILGLGATGIACARYLTKLNVDFRVNDSRVQPPGQNRLRELNPGASLLTGKWHGDAIAEADVLIASPGVDINDANIRNHVRADAELIGDVELYCRANKANKLAVTGSNGKSTVVSVLHHLANYLGVKSILAGNIGLPVLEVVDLEPEIVILELSSFQLETMTSLDAIAGTVLNICDDHLDRHKSIENYTRIKHRIYQQSRCRVYSREQVATQPSDVRATDISFGLDQPEPGHFGVVADGDRQFLAFGDKKLINCQLLPLAGTHNHLNCLAALALGHSAGWPVVKMAQGLLSFEGLAHRCKPVPTLDGITWINDSKATNIGATLAAIDGLQQSTGQLILIAGGDGKGANFDELKPGLAKVDKLITLGKDGSQIAHYKSDAVEVEDLHQAVQQARKWANTGDVVLLSPACASIDMFNNYMHRGDVFIEAVREIQ, from the coding sequence ATGACGACGTATTTTAAGGGTAAAAAGGTATTAATTCTGGGCCTAGGAGCTACCGGGATTGCCTGTGCTCGCTATCTGACCAAACTCAACGTTGATTTTCGCGTTAATGATTCTCGAGTCCAGCCTCCAGGACAAAATCGCTTGCGCGAGTTAAACCCCGGTGCATCACTATTAACAGGCAAATGGCATGGCGATGCCATTGCTGAGGCTGATGTGTTGATCGCCAGTCCGGGGGTTGATATTAACGATGCCAATATTCGCAATCACGTGCGAGCCGATGCCGAGTTAATCGGTGATGTCGAGTTGTATTGCCGAGCGAACAAGGCAAACAAGCTGGCAGTAACTGGCTCTAATGGTAAATCTACCGTGGTCAGTGTATTACATCACTTGGCCAATTACCTCGGGGTGAAATCGATTCTCGCCGGTAATATTGGTTTGCCGGTATTAGAGGTTGTTGATCTAGAACCGGAAATAGTGATTTTAGAGCTGTCGAGTTTCCAGTTGGAAACCATGACTTCGCTCGATGCCATTGCTGGAACCGTACTCAATATTTGTGACGACCACTTAGACCGTCACAAAAGTATTGAAAACTACACTCGCATTAAACATCGAATTTATCAGCAAAGTCGCTGTCGCGTATACAGCAGAGAACAAGTTGCCACCCAGCCGAGCGATGTTCGCGCCACCGATATCAGCTTTGGCCTTGATCAACCAGAACCGGGACACTTTGGTGTAGTGGCAGATGGCGATCGTCAATTTTTAGCCTTTGGCGATAAAAAGTTGATTAACTGCCAGTTGCTACCACTGGCCGGTACTCACAATCATCTCAATTGTTTGGCAGCGTTGGCTCTTGGCCACAGCGCCGGTTGGCCAGTTGTAAAAATGGCTCAAGGGCTGCTGTCATTTGAAGGTTTAGCACATCGCTGTAAACCGGTGCCAACCCTAGACGGCATTACTTGGATTAATGACTCTAAGGCGACTAATATCGGTGCGACGCTAGCGGCAATTGACGGATTGCAGCAATCTACAGGGCAATTGATTTTAATTGCCGGCGGTGATGGCAAAGGGGCTAACTTTGACGAATTAAAGCCTGGCTTGGCCAAGGTCGATAAGCTTATTACGCTCGGTAAAGACGGTAGTCAAATAGCGCATTACAAGAGCGACGCGGTTGAAGTAGAAGACCTTCATCAGGCGGTACAACAAGCGAGAAAATGGGCAAATACTGGGGATGTTGTGCTGTTGTCACCGGCCTGTGCAAGTATTGATATGTTCAATAATTACATGCACCGAGGTGATGTGTTTATTGAAGCGGTGCGGGAGATACAATAG
- the ftsW gene encoding cell division protein FtsW: MLALLDKLHFPQWLQNTNQPAKQVTLSFDRGFLLLAFTLYLLGLVMVASASIPVGERLFDDPFHFVKRHAVYVLISITMAAVALNVTMEQWHKYSWTLLLLAILLLIAVLVVGRKVNGSTRWIGIGPLNLQAAEPAKLFFFCYLSAYLVRRRDEVMDKFSGFFKPLLVLFALGLLLLKQPDLGTVVVMGCTALGLLFLAGARLWQFIAIVGGLLAAFSLLIYWEPYRMARVTGFLNPWDDQFGTGYQLTQSLMAYGRGEFFGLGLGNSIQKLDYLPEAHTDFVMAVVGEEFGFVGVVSLLCLVLLLVIKAIYLGKQALQQERFFEGFFAYAIGIWISFQTAVNVGASAGVFPTKGLTMPLISYGGSSMIVMTLAIAILIRIDHELRLQSMQAIAKGGEVDG; encoded by the coding sequence GTGCTTGCCTTGTTAGACAAACTGCATTTTCCACAGTGGTTACAAAACACTAATCAGCCAGCTAAGCAGGTTACTTTAAGCTTTGACCGTGGCTTTTTGTTACTCGCTTTTACCCTGTATCTATTGGGGTTGGTGATGGTTGCCAGTGCGTCTATTCCAGTTGGAGAACGCTTGTTTGACGATCCCTTTCACTTTGTTAAACGCCATGCCGTATACGTATTGATCAGTATTACTATGGCAGCGGTAGCGCTTAACGTGACTATGGAACAATGGCACAAATACAGTTGGACCTTATTGCTGTTGGCGATTTTATTGTTGATTGCAGTATTAGTGGTCGGACGCAAAGTGAACGGCTCGACCCGCTGGATTGGTATTGGTCCGCTCAACTTGCAGGCGGCAGAGCCAGCAAAGTTATTTTTCTTTTGCTATCTATCCGCTTATTTAGTGCGCCGTCGCGACGAAGTTATGGATAAATTTTCAGGCTTTTTTAAACCATTATTGGTATTATTCGCGCTTGGTTTGCTGCTGTTGAAACAGCCGGATCTCGGTACCGTTGTGGTGATGGGATGCACAGCACTTGGTCTGTTGTTTTTGGCAGGGGCTAGATTGTGGCAATTTATTGCTATTGTTGGCGGCTTATTGGCTGCGTTTAGTTTATTAATTTATTGGGAACCATACCGCATGGCGCGGGTTACCGGTTTTTTGAATCCGTGGGATGATCAATTTGGTACCGGTTATCAATTAACCCAGTCGCTTATGGCGTATGGCCGTGGTGAATTTTTTGGTTTAGGGCTTGGCAATAGTATTCAGAAGCTTGATTACCTTCCCGAAGCGCACACCGACTTTGTGATGGCGGTGGTCGGAGAAGAATTTGGCTTTGTTGGTGTTGTCAGCTTGTTGTGTTTAGTGCTTTTACTCGTTATTAAAGCAATATATTTAGGCAAGCAGGCACTGCAGCAAGAGCGCTTTTTTGAGGGCTTCTTTGCTTATGCAATCGGTATTTGGATTAGCTTTCAAACAGCCGTTAATGTCGGTGCAAGTGCTGGTGTTTTTCCTACAAAAGGATTAACCATGCCGTTGATCAGTTATGGTGGTAGTTCAATGATAGTTATGACATTGGCAATTGCAATATTGATTCGTATCGATCACGAATTGCGATTACAGTCGATGCAAGCGATCGCAAAAGGAGGCGAAGTCGATGGCTAA
- the murG gene encoding undecaprenyldiphospho-muramoylpentapeptide beta-N-acetylglucosaminyltransferase, translating into MAKRPTILIMAGGTGGHIFPGLAVAQYLQQQGWHIHWLGTADRMEAELIPERNIDISFINISGLRGKGWRSKLSMPFKVLQSVLQSLQVINKVQPDVVLGMGGYASAPGGVAAWLKRIPLVLHEQNAVAGMTNRYLAKIASKVLSAFPDAFKDNVSYEVVGNPVRADITSLDYQIQEHNSKRVLVVGGSLGAKVLNETVPQAISQIKLQGIDVWHQTGKGNQQAVEQAYQGYKINSDKVTVSEFIDDMAKAYQWADVVICRAGALTVSELAIAGRPAIFIPLPHAVDDHQSKNAQFLVDAGAAYSLPQAQLSATLLSRKLNLLFSSQSALQKMAKASKAVSSPDATERVALVCRSLVNK; encoded by the coding sequence ATGGCTAAGCGTCCGACAATTTTAATCATGGCCGGTGGCACGGGAGGTCATATTTTCCCAGGGCTAGCGGTAGCACAGTATTTACAGCAACAAGGCTGGCATATTCACTGGTTAGGCACCGCCGATCGGATGGAAGCGGAATTGATCCCTGAGCGAAATATCGACATTTCATTTATTAATATTTCCGGTCTGCGCGGCAAGGGCTGGCGCTCTAAACTGAGCATGCCGTTTAAAGTGTTACAATCGGTTTTGCAGTCTTTGCAAGTAATTAATAAAGTACAACCTGATGTGGTACTCGGCATGGGCGGCTACGCCAGTGCACCAGGTGGTGTTGCCGCTTGGCTTAAAAGGATTCCTCTGGTTTTGCACGAGCAAAATGCGGTAGCCGGTATGACGAATCGCTACTTGGCGAAAATCGCCAGTAAAGTGCTCAGTGCGTTTCCCGATGCGTTTAAAGACAACGTCTCTTATGAGGTGGTGGGCAATCCGGTACGCGCTGATATCACCTCGCTCGATTACCAGATACAAGAGCACAATAGTAAACGCGTATTGGTGGTTGGTGGCAGCTTGGGCGCAAAGGTGCTCAATGAAACGGTGCCACAAGCGATTTCGCAGATAAAATTGCAGGGCATTGATGTCTGGCATCAAACGGGCAAGGGTAATCAGCAAGCCGTTGAACAAGCCTACCAGGGCTACAAAATTAACAGCGACAAAGTAACCGTCAGCGAATTTATCGATGATATGGCGAAGGCTTATCAATGGGCCGATGTGGTAATATGTCGCGCAGGAGCGTTGACGGTATCGGAATTAGCCATCGCTGGACGCCCGGCAATATTTATCCCTCTGCCGCATGCGGTTGACGATCACCAAAGCAAAAATGCACAATTTTTGGTGGATGCAGGGGCGGCCTATTCGCTGCCACAAGCACAGTTAAGCGCAACGCTGTTATCGCGTAAATTAAATTTATTATTCAGTTCTCAATCCGCGCTGCAGAAAATGGCAAAAGCGAGTAAAGCGGTTTCGAGCCCTGATGCGACCGAACGCGTAGCGTTAGTTTGTCGGTCGTTAGTAAACAAGTGA
- the murC gene encoding UDP-N-acetylmuramate--L-alanine ligase codes for MMKIPEMRRVKVIHFVGIGGAGMGGIAEVLLNEGYQISGSDIGENAVVKRLRKLGASVHIGHASDNVTDASVVVVSSAIDADNIELVAAQNKRIPIVRRAEMLAELMRFRHGIAIAGTHGKTTTTSLIASIFAQADLDPTFVIGGLLNSAGTNARLGKSRYLIAEADESDASFLHLQPMVSVVTNIDADHMDTYQGDFEKLKDTYVEFLHNLPFYGLAVLCVDNPVVAELLPSVGRQFITYGFSEQADVRAIDYQQRAGVSEFTVVRKGHADLQVVLNLPGRHNVANALAAIAVATDEGVSDDAIVAALQTFEGIGRRFEGLGQLSTKQGQITVIDDYGHHPSEVAATIKAMRNGWPERRLVMLFQPHRYSRTRDLYEDFVEVLASVDQLILLDVYAAGEEPISNADSKALARSIRLRGAMEPIYVSSVEQLPELLANVLEHNDMLITQGAGNVGAIARQLMSAEQLNVKER; via the coding sequence ATGATGAAAATACCAGAAATGCGTCGAGTTAAAGTTATCCATTTCGTTGGTATCGGTGGTGCCGGTATGGGAGGGATTGCCGAAGTCCTGCTCAACGAGGGCTATCAAATTAGTGGCTCAGATATTGGTGAAAACGCAGTTGTTAAACGCTTGCGCAAGTTAGGAGCAAGCGTTCATATAGGTCACGCCAGCGACAATGTCACCGATGCGAGTGTGGTTGTCGTCTCCAGTGCAATAGATGCCGACAATATTGAATTAGTGGCGGCCCAGAATAAACGCATTCCCATTGTTCGCCGTGCCGAAATGCTCGCCGAGTTAATGCGCTTTCGCCATGGTATCGCCATTGCTGGCACCCACGGTAAGACCACAACGACGAGTTTGATCGCCAGTATTTTTGCCCAAGCAGACTTAGATCCAACCTTTGTTATCGGTGGTTTGTTAAACAGTGCCGGTACCAATGCGAGATTGGGTAAGAGTCGCTACCTCATTGCCGAGGCAGATGAAAGCGACGCGTCGTTTTTACATCTTCAGCCAATGGTTAGTGTGGTGACGAATATTGACGCCGATCACATGGACACGTATCAGGGCGATTTTGAAAAACTCAAAGATACCTACGTTGAGTTTTTACACAATCTGCCGTTTTACGGCTTGGCGGTATTATGTGTGGATAACCCGGTGGTAGCCGAGTTGCTGCCGTCGGTTGGCCGTCAGTTTATCACCTATGGCTTTAGTGAGCAGGCGGATGTGCGCGCCATTGATTATCAACAACGCGCAGGGGTCAGTGAATTTACTGTGGTGCGCAAAGGCCATGCTGATTTGCAGGTGGTATTAAATCTACCGGGCCGGCACAACGTCGCCAACGCCTTAGCGGCTATCGCTGTGGCGACTGATGAAGGGGTTAGCGATGATGCTATTGTTGCAGCCTTACAAACCTTTGAGGGAATCGGACGTCGCTTTGAGGGCCTGGGCCAACTGTCGACCAAACAAGGCCAAATTACCGTTATCGATGATTACGGTCACCATCCGAGTGAGGTTGCAGCCACCATTAAAGCGATGCGCAACGGCTGGCCAGAACGTCGCCTGGTGATGCTGTTTCAGCCACATCGATACTCGCGCACCCGCGATCTTTACGAAGATTTTGTCGAGGTTTTAGCTAGCGTTGACCAGCTGATTTTACTCGACGTATACGCAGCAGGTGAAGAGCCGATCAGCAATGCCGATTCAAAAGCCTTGGCTCGCAGTATTCGTTTGCGCGGCGCGATGGAGCCGATTTACGTGAGTTCAGTTGAGCAATTACCTGAGTTACTGGCCAACGTATTAGAGCATAACGACATGCTCATCACCCAAGGTGCAGGTAATGTCGGTGCCATTGCGCGCCAGCTGATGTCAGCAGAGCAGCTGAATGTTAAGGAGCGATAA
- a CDS encoding D-alanine--D-alanine ligase: MQLVDIAELKQQHIAVLYGGQSAEREVSLASGAAVVAGLSAAGFKVTGIDTKHVALAQLVDMGIERVFIALHGRGGEDGCIQGALEYLGLPYTGSGVLGSALSMDKVRTKQIFAANALPTADFVVVNKEHHHDIDCAEILARLGNKVMVKPAKEGSSIGMSIARDAEQLARALATAFDYDQQVLVEAWLSGAEFTVAVLGDETLPPISMVTNNEFYDYQAKYQSKTTQYLCPCGLDSVKEHELRQLALNAFRATGAQGWGRVDVMQDSHGNFNLLEVNTVPGMTETSLVPKAAKVAGLDFQQLVTRILQMSEINK; the protein is encoded by the coding sequence ATGCAGTTAGTTGATATAGCCGAATTAAAACAGCAACACATCGCGGTATTATACGGCGGTCAGAGTGCTGAACGAGAGGTATCGCTGGCCTCTGGTGCTGCCGTGGTTGCCGGATTGAGCGCGGCTGGTTTTAAAGTGACCGGCATTGACACCAAACACGTTGCCTTGGCTCAGTTGGTTGATATGGGTATTGAACGCGTGTTTATTGCCTTGCACGGTCGCGGTGGCGAAGACGGGTGTATTCAAGGTGCGTTAGAATACTTGGGTTTGCCTTATACCGGTTCAGGGGTACTGGGCTCTGCGCTGTCGATGGACAAAGTGAGAACTAAGCAAATATTCGCCGCCAATGCGTTGCCGACTGCAGATTTTGTTGTGGTTAACAAAGAACATCACCACGACATTGACTGCGCCGAAATTTTAGCGCGCCTTGGTAATAAGGTCATGGTAAAGCCGGCAAAAGAAGGGTCGAGTATTGGCATGAGTATCGCTCGCGACGCCGAGCAACTGGCTCGCGCTTTGGCCACGGCGTTTGACTATGACCAACAGGTACTGGTGGAAGCTTGGCTCAGTGGTGCAGAGTTTACCGTTGCCGTACTCGGTGATGAAACCTTGCCGCCGATATCGATGGTAACCAATAATGAGTTTTACGACTATCAAGCCAAATATCAGAGTAAAACCACTCAGTATTTGTGCCCATGCGGTTTGGACTCGGTAAAAGAGCACGAGCTTAGACAACTTGCGCTAAATGCGTTTAGAGCAACAGGTGCTCAAGGGTGGGGGCGAGTTGATGTGATGCAAGACAGCCACGGCAACTTTAATTTACTGGAAGTGAACACGGTACCGGGGATGACTGAAACATCGTTAGTCCCTAAAGCCGCTAAGGTTGCCGGTCTTGATTTTCAACAATTAGTGACTCGTATATTACAAATGAGTGAAATCAATAAATAA